One Fusarium poae strain DAOMC 252244 chromosome 4, whole genome shotgun sequence DNA window includes the following coding sequences:
- a CDS encoding hypothetical protein (TransMembrane:12 (i117-135o155-173i185-204o210-230i242-262o274-293i343-366o386-406i440-458o464-483i495-518o530-550i)): MSKEDDQTQHHPLTREPTREEKTREAIAEGHDADIPSNIGFIPTEADEQRRRSSLASRRRPSHASRGAPSLDPDKQDGDVRDEEEGGSQTQSESDIVWWDGDKDRQNPYNFATWKKVLNCILVSALTFVTPLASSMFAPGVPQLMVEFGSTSPELASFCVSVYVLGFAAGPMLFAPLSEVYGRQIVYHCCNVGFIVFIIASAKAPSLSSFIAFRFLSGTFGSTPITNGGGTIADMIVQEKRGAAMAVFSIGPLLGPIVGPVVGGVVTDALGWRWVFWIIAITSGVLSTVFFFASEETYAPVILARKTKRLQKETGNERLRSKLDAGLSPRDYFKRGILRPFKMLAFSPICIICGVYVGLAYAYLYLLFTSLTPLFMRIYHFNTVNAGLTFLGLGVGSLIGVGYFSVSSDKYMKKKAAEAKEQGIVEPSEIMKPEYRLPPLRIGAILLPVGFFIYGWTAEYETHWIAPILGTCVIGVGNLIIFMSLQMYLIDTFTIYAASALAANAVMRSIAGAVLPLAGLPMYNKLGMGWGNSLLGFIAAALIPAPWLFIKYGEHLRKKFEIKNL; encoded by the exons ATGAGTAAAGAAGATGACCAAACTCAACATCACCCCCTAACGCGCGAACCGACACGAGAAGAGAAGACCCGCGAGGCCATAGCCGAGGGCCACGATGCCGATATCCCCAGCAATATCGGTTTCATCCCCACCGAGGCGGACGAGCAGCGTCGAAGAAGCAGTCTAGCTAGTCGCAGGCGCCCGAGCCATGCAAGCAGAGGAGCACCATCTCTGGATCCAGACAAACAGGACGGCGATGTTAGGGACGAAGAGGAGGGTGGTTCGCAAACACAGAGTGAGAGCGACATTGTCTGGTGGGATGGTGATAAGGATCGGCAGAACCCGTACAATTTTGCGACATGGAAAAAGGTCCTCAATTGTATTTTGGTGTCGGCTTTAACATTTGTCACACCTTTGGCTTCAT CAATGTTTGCGCCTGGAGTTCCGCAACTCATGGTCGAATTTGGTAGCACAAGCCCTGAACTGGCATCCTTCTGTGTCTCAGTCTATGTATTGGGATTTGCAGCTGGTCCCATGTTGTTTGCGCCTCTCTCTGAAGTTTATGGACGTCAAATAGTATATCACTGCTGCAATGTCGGTTTCATTG TCTTTATCATTGCTTCAGCCAAAGCTCCTTCGTTGAGCAGTTTCATCGCCTTCCGTTTCCTCAGCGGCACATTCGGGTCAACACCCATCACAAATGGTGGCGGTACAATCGCCGATATGATTGTCCAGGAGAAGCGCGGTGCAGCCATGGCCGTTTTCAGCATTGGACCTCTTCTGGGACCCATCGTCGGCCCTGTGGTTGGCGGCGTTGTAACTGATGCTCTGGGATGGCGCTGGGTGTTTTGGATCATTGCCATCACGTCTGGCGTTTTGTCAactgtctttttctttgcttcTGAGGAGACCTACGCACCTGTGATTCTCGCCCGAAAAACGAAAAGACTCCAAAAGGAGACTGGCAATGAACGTCTACGATCTAAACTCGATGCTGGGCTGAGTCCACGGGATTACTTCAAGCGCGGTATTCTGCGACCTTTCAAGATGCTCGCATTTTCACCCATTTGTATTATCTGTGGTGTATACGTTGGTCTTGCCTACGCATACCTGTATCTTCTCTTCACGAGTCTCACTCCACTCTTCATGCGCATCTACCACTTCAACACGGTTAATGCCGGTCTCACGTTCCTTGGTTTGGGAGTCGGTAGTCTGATTGGCGTTGGCTACTTCTCTGTTTCAAGCGACAAGTatatgaagaagaaggcagcAGAAGCTAAAGAGCAGGGTATCGTCGAACCATCTGAGATAATGAAACCCGAGTATCGACTGCCACCGCTCAGAATCGGAGCCATTCTGCTTCCTGTCGGGTTCTTCATCTATGGTTGGACTGCCGAATACGAGACACACTGGATTGCGCCTATTTTAGGAACATGTGTTATCGGCGTCGGAAATCTTATCATCTTTATG TCCTTGCAAATGTATCTGATCGACACCTTCACCATCTACGCAGCCTCAGCCCTCGCTGCCAACGCTGTTATGCGATCCATCGCCGGAGCAGTACTCCCTCTTGCTGGACTGCCCATGTACAACAAGCTAGGTATGGGTTGGGGAAACAGTCTGCTCGGATTCATCGCCGCTGCGCTGATTCCTGCGCCATGGCTGTTCATCAAGTATGGTGAGCATTTGAGAAAGAAGTTTGagattaagaatttataa